One segment of Ascidiaceihabitans donghaensis DNA contains the following:
- a CDS encoding Lin0512 family protein has protein sequence MMRLLTEFGMGTSLRRGDYTQAAKRAVQDALWHNSINLAELFGFDKSAMRITVEISVQKPDLVDIEAVAEVFPYGSTTFKVHKGGLDVPRPDGDGNPTIMANVALSVAFDMEKADD, from the coding sequence ATGATGCGACTTTTGACTGAGTTTGGCATGGGCACGTCCCTGCGCCGTGGCGATTACACCCAAGCGGCCAAACGCGCTGTGCAAGACGCGCTGTGGCACAATTCGATCAATTTGGCAGAGCTGTTTGGCTTTGATAAATCCGCCATGCGGATCACCGTTGAAATTAGCGTGCAAAAACCTGATTTAGTGGATATTGAAGCCGTCGCAGAGGTGTTTCCCTACGGTTCAACCACCTTCAAGGTCCACAAAGGCGGCCTTGATGTACCGCGCCCTGACGGGGACGGAAACCCCACCATAATGGCCAATGTCGCCCTGTCTGTGGCCTTTGACA
- a CDS encoding ABC transporter ATP-binding protein, with protein sequence MLEKPVNEAPLADVTPPRLEIRNLHRSFEGRAVVDDVSLRVMPGQVTCLLGPSGCGKSTTLRMIAGVEMQDSGQIFVDGKLICDTVFRVPPERREIGLMFQDFALFPHLSVADNVAYGLKGSKADKRARVEELLVRVDLLRFIDGYPHQLSGGEQQRVALARALAPKPRIMLMDEPFSGLDNRLRDGIRDETLAILKEEDTAVLLVTHEPDEAMRMADEIALMRDGKIVQQGAPYNVYTRPIDRASVAFFSDANMLTATVEGALAMTPFGRFLAPGVPDGTAVDIVFRPQHLRIDFDRAGQGPVPTPVDGTPARAVVERARFMGNESLVEFRLDHDGSIMKATVPAVFLPAKGKAMWLTIRRDRCFVFPSEGGA encoded by the coding sequence ATGTTGGAAAAGCCAGTGAACGAAGCGCCCTTGGCCGATGTGACGCCCCCCCGTCTTGAAATCCGCAATCTACATCGCAGCTTTGAAGGCCGCGCAGTGGTGGATGACGTGTCGCTGCGCGTTATGCCGGGGCAGGTGACGTGCCTGTTGGGCCCGTCCGGCTGCGGCAAATCCACGACGTTGCGCATGATTGCCGGCGTGGAAATGCAAGACAGCGGACAAATTTTCGTAGATGGCAAGCTGATTTGCGACACGGTGTTTCGGGTGCCACCCGAGCGGCGCGAGATCGGGTTGATGTTTCAGGATTTTGCCCTGTTCCCGCATCTCAGCGTGGCCGACAACGTGGCATACGGTCTGAAGGGGTCCAAGGCCGACAAACGCGCCCGCGTCGAGGAATTGTTGGTGCGTGTTGATCTTTTGCGTTTCATCGACGGGTATCCGCATCAGCTGTCGGGGGGGGAACAGCAGCGTGTGGCCTTGGCCCGTGCCTTGGCCCCCAAACCGCGTATCATGCTGATGGATGAGCCGTTTTCGGGCCTTGATAATCGCCTGCGTGATGGCATTCGCGATGAGACGCTGGCGATTTTGAAAGAAGAAGACACAGCCGTTCTGCTGGTCACCCACGAGCCGGACGAAGCCATGCGTATGGCCGATGAGATTGCGCTGATGCGCGACGGCAAGATCGTGCAGCAGGGTGCGCCCTACAATGTCTATACGCGACCGATTGACCGTGCCTCTGTTGCGTTTTTCTCGGATGCGAACATGCTGACAGCAACGGTAGAGGGGGCCTTGGCGATGACGCCCTTTGGTCGCTTTCTGGCCCCCGGTGTGCCGGATGGTACGGCCGTGGACATTGTCTTTCGTCCCCAGCATCTGCGTATTGATTTTGACCGGGCGGGCCAAGGCCCTGTGCCCACGCCTGTAGACGGAACACCCGCACGCGCGGTGGTGGAACGTGCGCGTTTCATGGGCAACGAAAGTCTGGTGGAATTCCGTCTGGATCACGATGGTTCTATCATGAAAGCCACAGTGCCGGCTGTGTTTTTGCCCGCCAAGGGCAAGGCGATGTGGCTGACGATCCGGCGTGACCGGTGTTTTGTTTTTCCATCTGAGGGGGGCGCATGA
- a CDS encoding sodium:proline symporter, which produces MQTTILIAVFAALVVASVLAAPRRASVDGFFSGRGANGQAPALWVLVLSQVTTWIFARSLMNAAILGYYYGSAGTLAYAAYYGSFLTGGFIVARLREGGAVSVQDWLQARFGALGTTCYNAVIGLRLLSEVFANLLIVGLIASAVLGGSGTLAVVVVAILGLGYSAWGGLSAALRTDVVQMLLFLVAFGAAFLSLILSPGFDAVAVVTAPGASGPYNGWILLVVAGLQVFSYPAHDPVMMDRGFIADRDTTKRSFVHAFWLSTLCILAFGAFGIQASLVGAEYQNELIGTWAQMFPPWVFALLMVSLIVSALSTLDSALASSARLVVEELKLAPRSLLGGRVVMVVFMALGAALTLWGNKTLFDAVAVSGTASMFLTPVLVVGLVMGRKIALWSYLVAFGAAIFGALAYFGRSWPSFAAVLPEGHKYEQLLVICVLVLVVGFVAVLAGARKG; this is translated from the coding sequence ATGCAAACCACCATCCTTATCGCCGTCTTTGCGGCCCTCGTTGTGGCCAGTGTTTTGGCTGCGCCCCGACGTGCATCTGTGGACGGGTTTTTCTCTGGTCGCGGCGCGAATGGCCAAGCGCCGGCGTTGTGGGTTCTGGTTCTAAGCCAAGTCACAACATGGATTTTTGCACGCAGCCTGATGAACGCGGCCATTCTGGGATATTACTACGGCAGTGCAGGCACCTTGGCCTATGCGGCCTACTATGGATCGTTTCTGACCGGTGGTTTTATCGTGGCGCGACTGCGTGAAGGCGGCGCAGTGTCGGTGCAAGACTGGTTGCAGGCCCGCTTTGGCGCTTTGGGCACGACGTGCTACAATGCGGTCATCGGCTTGCGCTTGTTGTCAGAGGTCTTTGCCAATCTGTTGATCGTGGGGCTGATTGCGTCGGCTGTTTTGGGTGGGTCCGGGACATTGGCAGTCGTTGTCGTGGCAATTTTGGGCTTGGGGTATTCGGCTTGGGGCGGGCTTAGTGCGGCGTTGCGCACTGACGTTGTCCAAATGCTGCTGTTTTTGGTGGCCTTCGGGGCTGCGTTTCTCAGCCTGATCCTAAGCCCCGGCTTTGACGCCGTGGCGGTTGTGACGGCGCCCGGCGCGTCGGGGCCTTATAACGGTTGGATTTTGCTGGTGGTTGCGGGGTTGCAGGTCTTTTCCTACCCGGCACATGATCCGGTGATGATGGACCGCGGGTTTATCGCGGACCGCGACACAACCAAACGGTCCTTTGTGCACGCCTTTTGGCTGTCGACCTTGTGCATTCTGGCGTTTGGCGCTTTTGGTATTCAAGCGAGCCTCGTGGGGGCCGAATACCAAAATGAGCTGATTGGCACGTGGGCGCAGATGTTTCCGCCTTGGGTTTTTGCGCTTTTGATGGTGTCGCTGATTGTTTCGGCACTTAGCACATTGGATTCGGCGTTGGCCTCTTCGGCGCGGCTGGTGGTGGAAGAACTGAAGCTGGCGCCACGTAGCCTATTGGGGGGCCGCGTTGTCATGGTCGTTTTTATGGCGCTTGGGGCGGCTTTGACGCTGTGGGGCAACAAGACGCTGTTTGACGCGGTTGCTGTGTCGGGAACGGCGTCGATGTTCTTGACGCCTGTGCTGGTTGTTGGGCTGGTGATGGGGCGCAAAATTGCGCTTTGGTCCTATCTTGTGGCTTTTGGCGCGGCTATTTTTGGCGCCTTGGCCTATTTTGGGCGCAGCTGGCCAAGCTTTGCGGCGGTTTTGCCAGAGGGGCACAAATACGAACAGCTGTTGGTGATTTGTGTGCTGGTTTTGGTGGTGGGTTTTGTTGCGGTGCTTGCAGGGGCACGCAAGGGCTGA
- a CDS encoding SDR family oxidoreductase, which translates to MDLGIKGKRALVCASSKGLGLGCAEALAEAGVDLVMNARGAEALEASAADIRTRFGVDVVTVAADVTTAAGQAAVLEAAQGVDILVNNAGGPPPGMWSDWDRDDFIAALDANMLTPIALIKGLVPAMMDRGWGRVVNITSQSVKAPIAVLGLSNAARTGLTGYVAGTSRQVAGSGVTINNLLPGIHATDRAVSLDTGVTKAKGITMEEAKAERCATIPAGRYGTREEFGAACAFLCSKHAGFIVGQNILLDGGGTNATI; encoded by the coding sequence ATGGATTTAGGGATCAAAGGCAAACGGGCATTGGTATGTGCGTCGTCCAAAGGTTTGGGGCTTGGATGTGCCGAAGCCTTGGCCGAGGCTGGTGTTGATTTGGTGATGAACGCGCGCGGGGCCGAGGCGCTTGAAGCCTCTGCCGCCGACATTCGCACCCGTTTCGGGGTTGATGTGGTGACTGTGGCTGCAGATGTGACCACGGCCGCAGGGCAGGCGGCAGTGTTAGAGGCCGCGCAAGGCGTGGACATTCTGGTCAACAATGCAGGTGGTCCGCCCCCCGGCATGTGGTCGGATTGGGACCGCGATGATTTCATTGCAGCGCTTGATGCCAACATGTTGACGCCCATCGCTTTGATCAAAGGTCTTGTGCCGGCCATGATGGATCGCGGATGGGGCCGCGTGGTCAATATCACATCGCAATCCGTCAAAGCCCCTATCGCGGTTCTGGGACTTTCCAATGCCGCACGCACAGGGCTTACCGGCTATGTTGCGGGGACATCGCGCCAAGTCGCGGGATCAGGTGTGACCATCAACAACCTGCTGCCGGGCATCCACGCGACTGACCGCGCGGTGTCGTTGGATACAGGCGTTACAAAAGCCAAAGGCATCACCATGGAAGAGGCCAAAGCCGAACGCTGTGCAACCATTCCAGCGGGCCGCTATGGCACACGCGAAGAGTTCGGTGCGGCCTGCGCGTTTCTGTGCAGCAAACATGCAGGCTTTATCGTAGGACAGAACATCCTGCTGGACGGTGGCGGCACCAACGCCACCATTTAA
- a CDS encoding Hint domain-containing protein, producing the protein MSHSTHNRTGPAQSVPVFRAQALSVVDGANMGDAVSFAAELMLDDTYELSGATAPVRLSLQAGTGAQFTVSQDSETGTHGSAVHLDSALTFMSPDGQTTDVLVLVEVDGAGDINDIYILPLAMLSPKTTYSLVGIDTKNAAQKFAHVACVSFTRGTHITMASGEQRLIEDLKLGDKVLTRDDGPQAVRWIGQSTVRAVGEFAPICIRAGTLNNDNHLIVSPDHRLFIYQRSDELGAGRSELLVKARHLVNGDSVTVQDGGFVDYFQLLFDSHQIIYAEGIAAESMLIDTRTKPVLPTELSEAMGDVIPGHSDLPHAGLDVQEGLLNRPDIAEVLRKASSR; encoded by the coding sequence ATGTCGCACAGCACACACAACCGCACCGGACCCGCCCAAAGCGTGCCTGTTTTCAGGGCGCAGGCATTGTCTGTGGTCGACGGCGCAAATATGGGGGATGCTGTGTCTTTCGCAGCAGAACTGATGTTGGACGATACCTATGAACTGTCTGGTGCAACGGCTCCTGTCCGGTTGTCCCTTCAGGCGGGAACAGGTGCGCAATTTACTGTGTCCCAAGACAGCGAAACCGGCACGCACGGATCTGCCGTTCACTTGGACAGCGCCCTGACCTTTATGTCGCCAGACGGGCAAACCACAGATGTTTTGGTGTTGGTCGAAGTCGATGGCGCAGGTGATATCAACGATATCTATATTCTGCCCCTCGCGATGCTTTCGCCCAAAACCACCTATTCACTTGTTGGCATAGACACCAAAAACGCCGCACAGAAATTTGCCCATGTTGCCTGTGTCAGCTTCACCCGCGGAACCCATATTACCATGGCGTCGGGCGAACAGAGACTGATCGAAGACCTGAAACTGGGCGATAAGGTCCTGACCCGCGATGATGGGCCGCAAGCGGTGCGTTGGATCGGGCAAAGCACTGTGCGCGCCGTCGGGGAATTCGCCCCCATTTGTATTCGCGCAGGCACGTTGAACAACGACAACCACTTGATTGTAAGCCCGGACCATCGCTTGTTTATTTACCAACGTTCCGATGAACTTGGCGCTGGACGATCAGAGCTTTTGGTAAAAGCCCGCCACCTTGTAAACGGTGACAGCGTAACCGTGCAGGACGGCGGGTTTGTGGATTATTTCCAACTGCTGTTCGACAGCCACCAGATCATCTACGCTGAAGGGATCGCGGCTGAATCCATGCTGATCGACACACGCACAAAACCCGTGCTTCCGACAGAATTGTCAGAGGCCATGGGCGATGTCATCCCGGGCCACTCTGACCTGCCCCATGCAGGCTTGGACGTTCAAGAAGGATTGTTGAACCGGCCTGACATCGCCGAAGTGCTGCGCAAAGCATCGTCGAGGTAA
- a CDS encoding GNAT family N-acetyltransferase codes for MAFMFPQDFDPNPILTEGGLTLSPLLERDRQGLTQAASDPLIWAGHPVRNRHEPAVFEPYFDMLLASNAALAIRDKTDRIIGCTVFYTDTNAPSRLSIGFTFLERAHWGGNTNRIVKRLTLGHLFTYCSEAWFHIAPDNLRSQTATMRLGAVFTHEADIDLAGGATRWRCYCLTQEAWQTNDMGC; via the coding sequence ATGGCATTTATGTTCCCGCAAGATTTCGATCCGAACCCTATCCTGACGGAAGGCGGGCTTACGTTAAGTCCCTTGTTAGAAAGGGATCGCCAAGGCCTGACACAGGCGGCCAGTGATCCGCTGATCTGGGCGGGGCATCCTGTGCGCAACAGGCACGAACCAGCTGTATTCGAACCGTACTTTGATATGCTTCTGGCATCCAATGCGGCGCTTGCCATCCGGGACAAAACGGATCGCATCATCGGCTGCACAGTCTTTTACACCGACACCAACGCGCCGTCGCGATTGTCGATTGGCTTTACCTTTTTGGAACGTGCGCACTGGGGGGGTAACACCAACCGGATCGTCAAGCGACTGACGCTTGGCCATTTGTTCACCTATTGCTCTGAGGCCTGGTTTCATATTGCACCAGACAACTTGCGATCTCAGACCGCAACCATGCGCCTTGGGGCGGTTTTCACCCATGAGGCGGATATTGATCTGGCAGGGGGTGCTACCCGTTGGCGATGCTATTGTCTGACGCAAGAGGCTTGGCAGACCAACGATATGGGGTGTTGA
- a CDS encoding RidA family protein: protein MPPLHITDVSGVPASPSPISNAVVVGGTCHISGQLSVYDDGYRAGSARTEAERAFELVFKIAQAAGFDRDDIVYIDIAFSDIERDLAEVNDVCRAQFSRFPARTIYEAAKLPFGAKIKIQAVAMKDCG from the coding sequence ATGCCCCCCCTTCACATAACAGACGTTTCGGGTGTTCCCGCATCCCCTTCGCCGATATCAAACGCCGTTGTTGTTGGCGGCACCTGCCACATATCCGGCCAGTTGTCGGTTTACGACGATGGATACCGCGCGGGCAGCGCACGCACAGAAGCGGAACGCGCGTTTGAATTGGTGTTTAAGATCGCGCAGGCTGCGGGTTTTGATCGCGACGACATAGTGTATATCGACATCGCATTCTCTGACATCGAGCGTGATCTGGCAGAGGTGAACGACGTATGTCGTGCGCAGTTCTCCCGCTTTCCAGCACGGACAATCTATGAGGCGGCAAAGCTTCCGTTTGGCGCCAAGATCAAAATTCAAGCGGTGGCCATGAAAGACTGTGGCTGA
- a CDS encoding peptide chain release factor 3: MLDTPKNRPVLPPEIARRRTFAIISHPDAGKTTLTEKFLLFGGAIQMAGQVRAKGEARRTRSDFMAMEKDRGISVSASAMSFDFTNKDGEFRFNLVDTPGHSDFSEDTYRTLTAVDAAVMVIDGAKGVESQTQKLFEVCRMRDLPILTFCNKMDRESRDTFEIIDEIQENLAIDVTPASWPIGVGRDFIGCYDILRDRLEIMDRADRNKVSESIEINGLDDPKLAEHVPAAQLEQLREELEMARELLPPMDAAAMAEGSLTPIWFGSAINSFGVKELMEGIAKFGPEPQIQSAQPREILPEETKVSGFVFKVQANMDPKHRDRVAFVRLASGHFHRGMKLTHVRTKKPMAISSPVLFLASDRELAEEAWAGDIIGIPNHGQLRIGDTLTEGEAIRVTGIPSFAPELLQGVRAGDPLKSKHLEKALMQFAEEGAAKVFKPSIGSGFVVGVVGQLQFEVLASRIELEYGLPVRFEQSQFTSARWVNGEKQAIDKFTESNKQHIAHDHDGDIVYLTRLQWDIDRVDRDYPDIRLTATKEMMV, from the coding sequence ATGTTGGACACTCCCAAAAACCGCCCCGTCTTGCCGCCAGAAATTGCGCGGCGTCGCACCTTTGCGATCATCTCTCACCCCGATGCGGGCAAGACCACGTTAACGGAAAAATTCCTGCTGTTTGGCGGCGCCATTCAAATGGCGGGACAGGTGCGGGCCAAAGGTGAGGCGCGCCGCACGCGATCCGACTTTATGGCAATGGAAAAAGATCGTGGTATTTCGGTTTCAGCATCCGCAATGTCATTTGATTTCACCAACAAAGACGGGGAGTTCCGATTTAATCTGGTCGACACGCCTGGCCACTCCGACTTTTCCGAAGACACGTACCGAACGTTGACGGCTGTGGATGCCGCCGTGATGGTCATCGATGGCGCAAAAGGTGTGGAAAGCCAGACCCAGAAACTGTTCGAAGTCTGCCGCATGCGCGATCTGCCCATTTTGACATTCTGTAACAAAATGGACCGTGAAAGCCGCGACACCTTTGAAATTATTGACGAAATACAAGAAAATCTGGCCATCGACGTCACACCTGCGTCATGGCCAATCGGGGTCGGGCGCGACTTTATCGGATGTTACGATATTTTGCGCGACCGCTTGGAAATTATGGACCGTGCGGACCGCAACAAAGTATCTGAATCCATAGAAATCAACGGTCTTGATGATCCCAAGCTGGCCGAACACGTGCCCGCCGCACAGCTGGAACAATTGCGCGAAGAACTGGAGATGGCCCGTGAACTGCTGCCTCCGATGGACGCTGCGGCCATGGCTGAAGGATCGTTAACACCTATTTGGTTTGGCTCTGCGATTAACTCCTTCGGTGTGAAGGAATTGATGGAAGGCATCGCCAAATTTGGTCCAGAACCGCAAATTCAGTCTGCTCAACCACGGGAAATTCTGCCGGAAGAAACAAAGGTTTCTGGTTTCGTGTTCAAAGTGCAGGCCAACATGGACCCAAAGCACCGCGACCGCGTCGCATTTGTGCGCCTTGCATCAGGACACTTCCACCGGGGCATGAAATTAACCCACGTGCGCACCAAAAAGCCGATGGCTATAAGCAGCCCGGTGCTATTTTTGGCCTCGGACCGTGAGCTGGCGGAAGAAGCATGGGCAGGCGACATCATCGGCATTCCCAACCATGGGCAATTGCGCATCGGCGACACGTTGACCGAAGGCGAAGCCATTCGCGTGACGGGCATCCCGTCTTTCGCCCCCGAATTGTTGCAAGGGGTGCGGGCGGGCGATCCGTTGAAATCCAAACACCTTGAAAAAGCATTGATGCAATTCGCGGAAGAAGGTGCGGCCAAAGTCTTTAAACCTTCGATCGGTTCCGGATTTGTCGTGGGCGTCGTGGGGCAGTTGCAATTTGAAGTGCTCGCCAGCCGGATTGAGCTGGAATACGGGCTTCCTGTGCGCTTCGAGCAATCCCAGTTCACTTCAGCGCGTTGGGTTAATGGCGAAAAGCAAGCCATTGATAAGTTTACGGAAAGCAACAAGCAGCACATTGCGCATGACCACGATGGCGACATTGTTTACTTGACGCGCTTGCAGTGGGACATTGACCGCGTTGATCGCGATTACCCCGACATCCGACTGACGGCGACCAAGGAAATGATGGTATAG
- a CDS encoding glycosyltransferase family 2 protein — MDDVKWGLVTTFLGPSSDILKFAAYHLDKGAHRLFIFLDDPDSDAYVPLKAHSKIRVFACDTAHWKKLGGKRPVKHQVRQSRNATYAYRRKQDVAWLGHIDVDEFLVTDAPVGRHLGKLAEDAICARMRPMEQLAGDGTAFKAFLPSGPARKALVSQLYPTYGSYLRAGFLSHVAGKIFVRTGLQDMHLRIHNAFQGDDMNPGEVELPGIDLAHCHAKTWDDWMASYQFRLEQGSYRSEIPSVHSTEKGGLTIHEMFCAIEAHDGAAGLRAFYDEVAGDSPELRARLEDHGALRLINLDLDATVARHFPQIT, encoded by the coding sequence ATGGACGATGTAAAATGGGGATTGGTCACGACTTTCCTTGGCCCGTCTTCTGACATCCTGAAATTCGCCGCCTACCATTTGGACAAGGGCGCCCACAGACTTTTCATCTTTTTGGATGATCCAGACAGCGATGCCTACGTCCCTCTTAAAGCCCATTCAAAAATCAGAGTATTCGCCTGCGACACGGCGCATTGGAAAAAGCTGGGTGGAAAGCGTCCCGTCAAACATCAGGTACGCCAATCACGCAACGCGACATACGCCTATAGGCGCAAACAGGACGTCGCCTGGTTGGGCCATATCGACGTCGACGAATTCTTGGTGACCGATGCCCCTGTGGGACGGCATCTGGGCAAGCTGGCGGAGGATGCAATCTGCGCGCGAATGCGCCCCATGGAACAACTGGCAGGTGACGGCACCGCCTTCAAAGCCTTTTTGCCAAGTGGCCCTGCGCGCAAAGCGCTTGTGTCACAGCTTTACCCAACTTACGGCAGTTACTTGCGGGCCGGGTTCCTTAGTCATGTTGCTGGCAAAATTTTTGTCCGCACTGGTCTGCAAGATATGCACTTGCGCATCCATAATGCGTTTCAAGGCGACGATATGAACCCCGGCGAAGTTGAACTGCCGGGCATAGATCTTGCGCATTGCCATGCAAAAACATGGGATGACTGGATGGCAAGTTACCAGTTTCGACTGGAACAAGGGTCATACAGATCCGAAATCCCCAGCGTTCACAGCACCGAAAAAGGCGGGCTGACGATTCACGAGATGTTCTGCGCGATCGAAGCCCACGATGGTGCGGCCGGATTACGTGCCTTTTACGACGAAGTCGCAGGCGACAGCCCCGAATTGCGGGCACGGCTGGAAGATCACGGAGCGTTGCGGCTGATCAATCTGGATTTGGATGCAACAGTCGCGCGTCATTTTCCGCAAATCACGTGA
- a CDS encoding DEAD/DEAH box helicase, which produces MTKFSDLNLNPKVLKAIDEAGYESPTPIQAGAIPPALEGRDVLGIAQTGTGKTASFTLPLITMLARGRARARMPRSLVLCPTRELAAQVAENFDTYAKHVKLTKALLIGGVSFKEQDTLIDKGVDVLIATPGRLLDHFERGKLILNDVKVMVVDEADRMLDMGFIPDIERIFGLTPFTRQTLFFSATMAPEIERITNTFLSNPERVEVARQATASENIEQAVVMFKGSRKDREATEKRKALRMLIDAEGGKCTNAIIFCNRKTDVDIVAKSLKKYGYDAAPIHGDLDQSQRTKTLEGFRNGELRFLCASDVAARGLDVPSVSHVFNFDVPGHAEDYVHRIGRTGRAGRDGKAIMICVPRDEKNFEDIERLIQKEIPRLENPLSKGKTPVETDAAADDKPTPSEKPKRTRSRSKKSDTAKSEAAQETPKETAVVDTPVPAKSEQTPPAETDQKQSRSRGGRSRSNSGDHDKNNNRHNNNHNKVVGLGDHTPTFIQQSFAERYESQ; this is translated from the coding sequence ATGACAAAATTTTCTGATCTGAACCTGAACCCTAAGGTTCTCAAAGCCATTGACGAAGCAGGCTATGAAAGCCCGACCCCCATTCAAGCCGGGGCGATCCCACCGGCCCTGGAAGGGCGCGACGTTCTGGGCATTGCCCAAACCGGCACAGGCAAAACCGCCAGCTTTACACTGCCTTTGATAACCATGCTTGCACGTGGCCGTGCGCGTGCGCGTATGCCGCGATCTTTGGTGCTGTGTCCAACGCGTGAATTGGCAGCACAGGTTGCCGAAAACTTCGACACTTATGCCAAACATGTGAAACTGACCAAAGCGCTTCTGATCGGTGGCGTGTCGTTCAAGGAACAGGACACGCTGATCGACAAAGGCGTCGACGTTTTGATTGCCACTCCGGGCCGTCTTTTGGACCATTTTGAGCGCGGCAAACTGATTTTGAACGACGTGAAAGTCATGGTTGTCGATGAAGCCGACCGGATGCTTGATATGGGGTTCATCCCTGACATCGAACGTATCTTCGGACTGACACCTTTCACCCGCCAAACTCTGTTTTTCTCGGCCACGATGGCACCTGAAATCGAACGGATCACCAACACGTTCCTGTCCAACCCCGAACGCGTCGAAGTGGCCCGTCAAGCGACGGCCTCAGAGAACATTGAGCAGGCCGTGGTCATGTTCAAAGGGTCACGCAAAGACCGTGAAGCAACAGAAAAGCGCAAAGCGTTGCGGATGCTGATTGACGCCGAAGGCGGCAAATGCACCAACGCCATTATCTTTTGCAACCGCAAAACAGATGTGGATATTGTCGCTAAGTCATTGAAAAAATACGGCTATGATGCAGCGCCTATTCATGGGGATCTCGATCAATCACAGCGCACCAAGACACTCGAAGGGTTCCGCAACGGCGAATTGCGCTTCTTATGTGCCTCTGATGTTGCCGCCCGCGGACTAGATGTGCCAAGCGTCAGCCATGTGTTCAACTTCGACGTACCCGGTCACGCAGAAGACTACGTACACCGCATCGGACGGACGGGTCGTGCAGGGCGCGATGGCAAGGCCATCATGATCTGCGTCCCCCGTGATGAAAAGAACTTCGAAGACATCGAACGCCTGATCCAAAAAGAAATCCCGCGCTTGGAAAACCCGCTGTCCAAAGGCAAAACGCCCGTGGAAACCGACGCTGCGGCGGATGACAAACCGACACCATCTGAAAAGCCGAAACGCACACGCAGCAGATCGAAAAAATCGGACACAGCAAAATCTGAAGCTGCGCAGGAAACGCCGAAGGAAACGGCCGTTGTGGATACACCTGTGCCAGCCAAATCGGAACAGACGCCTCCGGCTGAAACGGATCAGAAACAATCCCGATCACGGGGTGGTCGCAGTCGTTCCAATTCGGGTGATCACGACAAAAACAACAACCGCCACAACAACAACCATAATAAGGTTGTCGGCTTGGGCGATCACACACCGACGTTTATTCAACAAAGCTTTGCAGAGCGTTACGAAAGCCAATAG